The DNA segment CGGTGGCGCGCGTGCTGAGCAAGATGTCGCGCTGCTCGGCGAGCTCCCGACGCAGCTCGCGCAGCGTGGCGAGCGTCAACGAGTCGCGGACCGTCACCGTGTCCACCACCGCGCGCAGGCTGTCGAGCCCCCCCTGCAGGCGCATGAGCTGGGGCATGTAGCAGCCGGGGAGCATTCCGAGAGTCGCGATCACGGCGACCAAGGCGGCGAGCGCGCGTCGCCGCGCACTCGCCGGGGAGAACCGCACGGGTGCGGTTGGAATCACGACGCGACTCGAAGGTGGGCGCGGCGGTTCTGCTGCCATGCCGACTCGTCGTGTCCGCCATCGAACGGCCGCTCTTTGCCATACGACAGCACCGTCAGGCGCGTCGCCGCGATGCCCTGCTGCTGCAGGTAGTCGCGCGCGACTTCGGCGCGCTGCTGACCGAGCGCCTGGTTGTACTCCACGGTGCCGCGTTCGTCACAGTGGCCCTCGATCACGATGCGCACCTCGGGATGTTCGCGCAGCAATCGGGCCGCGCCGTCGAGCGCGGTGCGAGCGTCTTCGCGCAGCATCGCCGAGTCGTAGTCGAACAAGGCAGGACTCAGATCGGCATCCCGCACGCCGGGCGACGGCGTCGTGGTCGGTGGCGTCTCGGTGGTGGTCGGAGGCACGGGCGGCGTCTCGGTGGGTGTGGAAACCGGCGGCGGCTCGGCCGGAACAGGGGCCGTCTTCTTGGCGCAACCGGTTACGAACAGGATCACGGCGCAGGCGAGCCACGCGGTCAGGTGTCGGGAGCGAAACGTCATCGGGTACCTCCATCGGATTGGGGCGCCGACTTTCGGGCGTCACCGCGGCTTGCGCCGTCGGACGACGATCCCCCGGCCGTCATGCGCGGAGACCATGCGGGCGACATGGCCACCATGCCCCCCGTTTCGAGTCGCCGTGCGGGCGACCCGTCGAGATGTGAAATGAAGAGAGCGAACGTGCCCTCGCGATTGGATGCGAACACCAGATGCCGCCCATCGGGCGACCAGTGGGGATTCTCGTTGCTCCGCCCCGCGACCTCAAGCCGTAGATCGCCCCCGTCGGGACGGCAGGTGTAGATGTCGAATCCCCCGCCGGTGCGCGAGACGAAGGCGATGCGATCGCCCTTGGGCGACCAGGCCGGCGAATCGGTATTGCCGAGTTCGTAAGTCAGTCGTCGCACGCTGCCGCCGTCGCGATCCATGACGTGCACGCTCATGCCGCCGCCGCGATTCGACGTGAATGCGATCTCGCGGCCGGTCGGCGACCAGCTCGGCGAGGTGTCGATCGCCCGGTGATTGGTGAGCCGGGTCGGCGTGCCCCCACGGGCGTCGAGCCGGTAGATCTCGGCGTTGCCATCCTGGC comes from the Candidatus Eisenbacteria bacterium genome and includes:
- the pal gene encoding peptidoglycan-associated lipoprotein Pal yields the protein MTFRSRHLTAWLACAVILFVTGCAKKTAPVPAEPPPVSTPTETPPVPPTTTETPPTTTPSPGVRDADLSPALFDYDSAMLREDARTALDGAARLLREHPEVRIVIEGHCDERGTVEYNQALGQQRAEVARDYLQQQGIAATRLTVLSYGKERPFDGGHDESAWQQNRRAHLRVAS